Proteins found in one Paenibacillus borealis genomic segment:
- a CDS encoding small, acid-soluble spore protein, alpha/beta type: protein MSRRRRGMMSEELKTELAKELGFYETVEQEGWGGIRAVDAGNMVKRAIQLAEQAARKS from the coding sequence ATGAGCCGCAGAAGACGGGGCATGATGTCGGAGGAACTGAAGACGGAGCTGGCCAAGGAGCTTGGGTTTTATGAAACGGTCGAGCAGGAAGGCTGGGGCGGAATCCGGGCGGTGGATGCCGGGAACATGGTTAAGAGAGCGATTCAGCTTGCTGAACAGGCTGCGCGCAAATCTTAA
- the ispE gene encoding 4-(cytidine 5'-diphospho)-2-C-methyl-D-erythritol kinase has product MKMYEKAPAKINLMLDVLHKRADGFHEVEMIMTMVDLADRLELSELKRDSIIISSQAGYIPLDEKNLAFQAARLIKDRYNVRSGVHIHLDKRIPVAAGLAGGSSDAAATLRGLNRLWRLGIPAQELQELGAELGSDVPFCVTGGTALATGRGERLTPIASPPQCWVVLAKPPINVSTAEVYGRVRANNIAVHPSALRMQQAIEAGDFAAVCAGLGNVLEDVTLKLHPEVQQLKEAMIKLGADGVLMSGSGPTVFGLVSKQSKVARIYNGLRGFCKEVYAVRSLS; this is encoded by the coding sequence TTGAAAATGTATGAGAAAGCGCCGGCCAAGATTAATTTGATGCTGGATGTGCTGCATAAGCGTGCTGACGGATTTCATGAAGTGGAAATGATTATGACTATGGTCGATCTGGCCGACCGTCTGGAGCTCTCAGAGCTGAAGCGCGATTCAATTATTATCTCTAGCCAGGCCGGGTATATTCCGCTGGATGAGAAGAATCTGGCCTTCCAGGCTGCAAGACTGATTAAAGACCGCTATAACGTGAGAAGCGGTGTACATATTCACCTGGACAAAAGAATTCCGGTCGCTGCCGGCCTCGCCGGCGGCAGCAGTGACGCCGCGGCTACGCTGCGCGGCCTGAACCGGCTCTGGCGCCTCGGGATCCCGGCGCAGGAGCTGCAGGAACTGGGCGCCGAGCTGGGCTCGGACGTCCCGTTCTGCGTCACCGGAGGCACTGCCCTCGCTACGGGCAGGGGAGAACGGCTGACTCCGATAGCGAGTCCGCCGCAATGCTGGGTCGTCCTGGCCAAGCCGCCGATTAATGTATCGACGGCTGAGGTGTACGGACGCGTACGCGCGAATAACATCGCGGTGCATCCGTCCGCACTCCGGATGCAGCAGGCGATTGAGGCCGGGGACTTCGCGGCCGTCTGCGCAGGTCTGGGCAATGTGCTGGAGGATGTAACCCTGAAGCTGCACCCGGAGGTGCAGCAGCTCAAGGAAGCGATGATCAAGCTCGGAGCAGACGGGGTGCTGATGTCCGGCAGCGGACCGACAGTGTTCGGCCTGGTGTCGAAGCAGTCCAAAGTGGCTAGAATCTATAACGGGCTCCGCGGATTCTGCAAGGAAGTCTATGCCGTGCGTTCGCTGAGTTAA
- the veg gene encoding biofilm formation stimulator Veg: protein MANNALLEIKRSLEAHVGHKITLRANGGRRKTVERTGVLEETYPSVFIVKLDQEQQTFKRVSYSYADILTESVEITVTEDDGQMRIMYIKA from the coding sequence ATGGCTAATAACGCGCTGTTGGAAATCAAACGCAGTCTCGAAGCTCACGTCGGTCATAAGATCACGTTGCGGGCTAACGGTGGTCGTCGCAAGACCGTTGAACGTACCGGTGTCCTGGAAGAAACGTACCCTTCTGTATTTATTGTCAAACTGGATCAGGAGCAGCAAACTTTCAAGCGGGTCTCCTATAGCTATGCCGATATACTTACTGAATCTGTGGAAATCACAGTTACCGAAGACGATGGGCAGATGCGGATTATGTATATTAAAGCTTAG
- the glmU gene encoding bifunctional UDP-N-acetylglucosamine diphosphorylase/glucosamine-1-phosphate N-acetyltransferase GlmU, translating into MKRMAVVLAAGQGKRMKSKLYKVLHPVCGKPMVGHVLDTVQATGCERTVVVVGHGAEKVKAYVGQNAEYVLQDTQLGTGHAVKQAKDLLGGEEGTTIVICGDTPLVMTETLEGLMALHESQKAAATVLTAVMEEPAGYGRIIRGEDGGVLRIVEQKDCTESEAAVSEINTGTYCFDNVKLFAALEKVTNTNNQQEYYLTDVIGILRAQGDIVLGYQAHDAAESIGVNDRLALSEAEGYMRERINRGHMLNGVTLIDPASTYIGADVVIGADTVLYPGTVLKGKTVIGEDCVIGPASEIEDCVIMDGAVVKHSVLNQAEVGARASVGPFAYLRPGAVLGQEVKVGDFVEIKNATIGDGSKVSHLSYVGDAEVGKNVNIGCGAITVNYDGYNKSRTEIGDGAFIGSNVNLIAPVTVGKGAFVVAGSTITRSVPENDLAVARVRQENKPGYADKIRSRAKAKKDQSSPS; encoded by the coding sequence TTGAAAAGAATGGCTGTTGTACTTGCTGCAGGCCAAGGCAAGCGCATGAAATCTAAATTATACAAAGTGCTGCACCCCGTCTGCGGTAAACCGATGGTAGGGCATGTGCTTGATACAGTACAAGCGACCGGATGCGAACGTACAGTAGTTGTCGTAGGTCACGGCGCTGAGAAAGTCAAAGCTTATGTAGGCCAGAATGCTGAATATGTGCTGCAGGATACCCAGCTGGGAACCGGGCATGCCGTCAAACAGGCCAAAGATCTTCTCGGCGGTGAAGAAGGAACCACGATCGTGATCTGCGGAGATACGCCGCTGGTCATGACCGAGACGCTGGAAGGGCTGATGGCGCTGCATGAATCGCAGAAAGCTGCCGCAACCGTGCTTACGGCTGTTATGGAAGAGCCTGCCGGGTACGGCCGGATCATCCGCGGTGAAGACGGCGGAGTGCTGAGGATTGTAGAGCAGAAGGACTGCACGGAGAGCGAAGCCGCTGTCAGCGAAATCAATACAGGCACTTATTGTTTTGATAACGTTAAGCTCTTTGCCGCTCTGGAGAAGGTCACTAATACCAATAACCAGCAGGAATATTATTTGACTGATGTTATCGGTATACTCCGGGCACAGGGAGATATTGTTCTTGGATATCAGGCCCATGATGCTGCAGAGTCTATTGGCGTGAATGACCGCCTGGCATTGTCCGAAGCGGAAGGCTATATGCGTGAGCGTATCAACCGCGGGCATATGCTGAACGGGGTAACTTTAATCGACCCTGCTTCTACCTATATTGGAGCGGATGTTGTCATTGGAGCAGACACTGTGCTGTATCCGGGCACTGTGCTCAAAGGCAAGACGGTTATCGGAGAAGATTGTGTGATCGGACCCGCGAGCGAAATTGAAGACTGCGTGATTATGGACGGTGCTGTAGTGAAGCATTCCGTACTCAATCAGGCTGAGGTCGGCGCACGGGCTTCCGTTGGGCCTTTTGCGTATTTGCGTCCGGGTGCCGTGCTTGGCCAAGAGGTCAAGGTCGGTGATTTCGTAGAGATCAAGAATGCTACAATCGGTGACGGCTCCAAAGTGTCCCATTTAAGCTATGTCGGTGATGCTGAGGTCGGTAAGAATGTGAATATCGGCTGTGGTGCCATCACCGTTAATTATGATGGCTACAATAAGTCGAGAACAGAGATCGGGGACGGTGCCTTTATTGGCAGCAACGTGAACCTTATAGCCCCGGTAACTGTGGGCAAAGGCGCATTCGTTGTCGCGGGATCAACCATCACGCGTTCTGTTCCGGAGAATGATCTGGCTGTTGCCAGAGTAAGGCAGGAGAACAAGCCGGGTTATGCGGATAAGATCCGCTCCCGTGCCAAAGCGAAGAAAGACCAGTCGAGTCCATCGTAA
- the purR gene encoding pur operon repressor, with protein MKKLKRSQRLVDMTQFLLEKPHDLLPLSTFAERYGAAKSSVSEDLAIIKEVFEGEGMGELQTLAGAAGGVRYIPRMPMDMALAFVNRLCGQLEQSDRILPGGYLYMSDLLGLPSLMEQAGKIIATAFYGVEIDVVMTVETKGIPLAYATAAQLGLPVVLVRRDHQVTEGSAVSINYVSGSHKSIHTMSLSRRALREKSRVLIVDDFMKAGGTVRGMVDLLGEFNAEVAGVGVLVESGAVEKEERLLHDYVSLVKLTEVDSKVRRISAHPGNYFSS; from the coding sequence GTGAAGAAACTTAAACGAAGCCAGCGATTGGTTGACATGACCCAATTCTTACTTGAAAAGCCGCATGATCTGCTGCCGCTCTCGACCTTCGCAGAGCGGTACGGTGCAGCGAAGTCATCGGTCAGTGAAGATTTGGCTATTATAAAAGAGGTATTTGAAGGCGAAGGCATGGGCGAACTGCAAACCCTGGCGGGTGCTGCAGGCGGAGTCAGGTATATTCCGCGGATGCCGATGGACATGGCCCTTGCTTTCGTGAACCGGCTGTGCGGGCAGCTGGAGCAGAGTGACCGGATTCTGCCCGGCGGTTATTTGTACATGTCGGATCTGCTGGGACTGCCGTCCCTGATGGAGCAGGCCGGTAAGATTATTGCCACTGCTTTTTACGGGGTAGAGATTGATGTCGTGATGACGGTGGAGACCAAGGGGATTCCGCTGGCTTACGCAACGGCTGCGCAGCTTGGGCTGCCTGTAGTACTGGTGCGCCGTGACCATCAGGTGACCGAAGGCTCGGCGGTAAGTATTAACTATGTATCGGGTTCGCATAAGAGCATACATACAATGTCGTTGTCCAGACGGGCACTGCGTGAGAAATCCCGGGTGCTGATCGTGGATGACTTCATGAAGGCGGGCGGTACCGTACGCGGGATGGTCGATTTGCTGGGTGAGTTCAATGCAGAGGTTGCCGGCGTGGGCGTGCTGGTAGAATCCGGAGCGGTGGAGAAGGAAGAACGTCTGCTGCATGATTACGTGTCGCTCGTAAAGCTGACTGAGGTAGATTCCAAGGTACGGCGTATTTCCGCGCATCCCGGCAACTATTTCTCCTCCTGA
- a CDS encoding anti-sigma-F factor Fin family protein — protein sequence MAINYVCRHCRTFLGSIGRSDITEVQLGLHSLTPAERRDIIAYDSEGEITVKVTCGYCKQALDNNPELSLLASPLQ from the coding sequence ATGGCAATAAACTATGTATGCAGGCACTGCCGGACATTCTTAGGAAGCATCGGCAGAAGTGATATCACAGAGGTGCAGCTGGGCCTACATTCCTTGACCCCTGCGGAACGCAGAGATATAATAGCGTATGATTCAGAAGGTGAGATTACGGTGAAGGTTACCTGCGGTTACTGCAAGCAGGCCCTGGATAACAATCCGGAACTCAGCCTGCTGGCCAGTCCGCTTCAGTAG
- a CDS encoding ribose-phosphate diphosphokinase → MTYCDSKLKIFTCNSNPKLASQIADYIGIPMGESHTTSFSDGEIQVKLSESVRGCHVYIVQSTCGPVNDNLMELLVMVDALKRASAKSINVVIPYYGYARQDRKARSRDPITAKLVANLIEKAGAHRVITMDLHAMQIQGFFDIPVDHLLGVPILAQYFRSKQIQNPVVVSPDHGGVVRARKLADFLNAPLAIIDKRRPEPNVSEVMNIIGNIEGKTAILIDDIIDTAGTIVLGANALMEGGVKEVYACCTHPVLSGPAHERLENSPIKEIIVTDTIPIRSSNPTSKLKVLSVAPLMGEAIIRVHEELSISKLFEIE, encoded by the coding sequence ATGACTTATTGCGATTCCAAACTAAAGATTTTCACCTGCAACTCCAATCCTAAGCTGGCCAGTCAGATTGCCGATTATATCGGTATTCCGATGGGCGAGTCCCACACTACCAGCTTCAGCGACGGAGAGATTCAGGTTAAGCTGTCGGAAAGCGTCCGGGGCTGTCATGTATACATTGTGCAGTCCACCTGTGGACCGGTTAACGACAATCTGATGGAGCTTCTGGTTATGGTAGATGCGCTTAAGCGTGCGTCTGCGAAGAGCATCAATGTCGTGATTCCTTACTACGGTTATGCGCGCCAAGACCGTAAGGCCCGTTCACGTGATCCGATTACGGCCAAGCTGGTAGCGAACCTGATTGAAAAAGCGGGTGCACATCGCGTCATTACCATGGACCTTCATGCGATGCAAATTCAAGGCTTCTTCGATATTCCTGTGGATCATCTGCTGGGTGTTCCGATTCTGGCCCAATACTTCCGTTCCAAACAAATTCAGAACCCGGTTGTCGTATCTCCTGACCATGGCGGTGTTGTGCGGGCAAGAAAGCTTGCTGATTTCCTCAACGCTCCACTGGCGATAATCGACAAGCGCCGTCCTGAGCCGAACGTTAGTGAGGTCATGAACATTATCGGTAACATTGAAGGTAAAACAGCGATACTTATCGATGATATCATTGATACGGCAGGAACGATCGTGCTGGGGGCCAATGCTCTGATGGAAGGCGGCGTGAAGGAAGTCTACGCCTGCTGTACACATCCTGTATTGTCCGGGCCTGCGCATGAACGTCTGGAAAACTCTCCAATCAAAGAAATTATCGTGACGGATACCATTCCAATTCGCAGCAGTAATCCGACAAGCAAGCTTAAAGTGCTGTCCGTAGCTCCGCTTATGGGCGAAGCTATTATTCGTGTGCATGAAGAGCTGTCGATCAGCAAGCTGTTCGAAATCGAATAA
- the spoVG gene encoding septation regulator SpoVG: MQITDVRLRRVNSEGRMKAIASITIDNEFVVHDIRVIDGNNGMFVAMPSKRTPDGEFRDIAHPISSGTREKIQSAVLAEYERAATEEEEVIEEGA, translated from the coding sequence ATGCAAATTACGGATGTCAGACTCCGCCGCGTCAACTCTGAGGGGAGAATGAAAGCAATCGCATCCATTACAATCGATAACGAGTTTGTTGTTCATGACATACGCGTTATCGACGGTAATAACGGGATGTTCGTTGCAATGCCCAGCAAGCGTACACCTGACGGTGAATTCCGCGATATCGCTCACCCGATTTCTTCGGGAACGCGCGAAAAGATTCAATCTGCGGTTCTGGCCGAGTACGAACGCGCCGCTACGGAAGAAGAAGAAGTCATTGAAGAGGGAGCTTAA
- the pth gene encoding aminoacyl-tRNA hydrolase — MKWIVGLGNPGPQYAKTKHNVGFMALDELASRHGIVFNQNKCKSVIGEGVIGGVKTVLIKPMTFMNLSGEAVRAYMDYYKVQLEDMIVVYDDLDTELGKIRLRYQGSAGGHNGIKSIIQHTGTQSFNRVRMGISRPEPGFAIVDYVLSTFSKKDGPKLETMIMDTCDAVEFSLQHTYEQTMAKFNG, encoded by the coding sequence ATGAAATGGATTGTAGGACTCGGGAATCCCGGACCGCAATACGCGAAGACCAAGCATAATGTTGGCTTCATGGCGCTTGATGAGCTTGCGTCCAGGCACGGAATTGTCTTTAACCAGAATAAATGCAAATCGGTGATCGGCGAAGGTGTCATTGGCGGAGTTAAGACCGTACTGATTAAACCGATGACCTTCATGAACCTGTCCGGTGAGGCGGTCCGCGCTTATATGGATTATTACAAGGTCCAGCTGGAAGATATGATTGTTGTCTATGATGATCTGGATACGGAGCTGGGCAAGATCCGGCTGCGCTATCAGGGCAGTGCCGGCGGTCATAACGGAATCAAGTCGATTATCCAGCATACGGGCACCCAGAGTTTCAACCGGGTGCGGATGGGAATCTCACGTCCAGAGCCGGGATTTGCCATTGTCGATTATGTGCTGTCTACGTTCTCCAAGAAAGATGGACCCAAGCTGGAAACGATGATTATGGATACTTGTGATGCTGTGGAATTTAGTCTTCAGCATACGTATGAGCAGACCATGGCCAAGTTCAATGGCTGA